A stretch of Peteryoungia algae DNA encodes these proteins:
- a CDS encoding Lrp/AsnC family transcriptional regulator codes for MDDLDREILGALRQNARLPVASLAAMTGASRATISARIERLVANGTIAAFTILTGSEIQSSGVRAIVMIEVVGKFADRVAHQLRGMPQVKALHSTNGRWDFIAELEARDLAGFDEALRRIRLIEGINLTESSILLKTSKIG; via the coding sequence ATGGATGATCTAGATCGCGAAATCCTCGGTGCCTTGCGCCAGAATGCTCGTCTGCCGGTTGCGTCACTCGCGGCGATGACAGGTGCGTCCCGCGCGACCATCTCGGCGCGGATCGAGAGATTGGTCGCCAATGGTACGATCGCCGCCTTTACCATTCTGACGGGCAGCGAAATCCAGTCGAGCGGCGTTCGGGCGATCGTCATGATCGAGGTCGTTGGCAAGTTTGCGGACCGGGTGGCACATCAGCTGCGCGGAATGCCGCAGGTCAAGGCGCTTCACAGCACCAACGGGCGATGGGATTTCATCGCCGAACTCGAAGCGCGTGACCTTGCAGGTTTCGACGAGGCCCTGCGACGGATCCGTCTGATCGAGGGTATCAACCTGACGGAATCGAGCATTCTGCTGAAAACGAGCAAGATCGGCTGA
- the rocF gene encoding arginase: MQAETKTVTLIGVPLEEGSGRGGCAMGPAAYRIAGIASALSELGYSVEDRGDLRPAPAADLPEKAEAKHLPIVGAFTRAIEAATYTAASNGTVPILLGGDHSLSMGSVSGMARFAADMKRPLYVLWLDAHSDFNAPETSPSGNIHGMPVAFFCGKAELAPILPADRPFVDPKHVYQIGIRSVDEEERRMIRENAVNVFDMRAVDEEGMGSIVKRILNDVRKANALLHVSLDVDFLDPDVAPGVGTTVPGGATFREAHLIMELLHDSGLVSSLDLVELNPFLDDRGRSARVMVELAASLFGRRILDRPTRGG, translated from the coding sequence ATGCAGGCCGAGACAAAAACCGTGACCCTTATCGGCGTTCCCCTGGAGGAAGGCTCCGGGCGGGGTGGCTGCGCCATGGGCCCTGCCGCCTACAGGATCGCGGGCATTGCCTCGGCGCTGAGCGAGCTTGGTTATTCCGTAGAGGACCGTGGAGACCTGCGCCCTGCCCCCGCGGCCGATCTGCCGGAAAAGGCAGAGGCCAAGCACCTGCCGATCGTGGGCGCCTTCACCCGCGCGATCGAAGCCGCAACCTATACGGCCGCCAGCAATGGCACGGTCCCGATCCTGCTCGGCGGCGATCACAGCCTCTCCATGGGCAGCGTATCCGGCATGGCCCGCTTTGCGGCCGACATGAAGCGGCCACTCTATGTCCTGTGGCTGGATGCCCATTCGGACTTCAATGCCCCGGAAACCTCTCCCTCGGGCAATATCCACGGCATGCCGGTCGCCTTCTTCTGCGGCAAGGCGGAACTTGCCCCGATTCTGCCAGCCGATCGCCCCTTCGTCGATCCGAAACACGTCTATCAGATCGGCATTCGCTCCGTGGACGAGGAGGAGCGCCGGATGATCCGGGAGAACGCGGTGAACGTCTTCGACATGCGGGCTGTGGATGAAGAAGGCATGGGCAGCATCGTCAAGCGCATCCTCAACGATGTCCGCAAAGCCAATGCGCTTTTGCATGTGAGCCTCGATGTCGACTTCCTTGATCCTGATGTGGCACCGGGCGTCGGCACAACGGTACCGGGGGGAGCGACCTTCCGTGAGGCGCATCTCATCATGGAACTGCTGCATGATAGCGGCCTCGTTTCCTCCCTCGACCTCGTCGAGCTCAACCCCTTCCTGGACGATCGCGGCCGCAGCGCCCGCGTCATGGTGGAACTGGCAGCCAGCCTCTTTGGTCGGCGCATTCTCGATCGTCCGACACGCGGCGGATGA
- a CDS encoding chemotaxis protein CheW, translating into MATISSTSFGSETLEIIAFRLHDQEFCVKTTTIREIRGWAPSTPIPHAPADVIGVMNLRGSVIPIIDLAYKLGMKSTVANERSAIVVAEVHNMVIGMLVDRVSDILTIPSSQVQPVPEVSASFDKTFSEGIIANENGMICFLNLAKMFKGSDLEDLAA; encoded by the coding sequence ATGGCAACTATCAGCTCCACCAGCTTCGGCAGTGAGACCCTCGAGATCATCGCCTTCCGGCTTCATGATCAGGAATTCTGCGTCAAGACGACAACCATCCGTGAAATCCGTGGCTGGGCACCGTCCACGCCGATCCCGCATGCGCCGGCCGATGTCATCGGCGTCATGAACCTGCGCGGCTCAGTTATCCCGATCATCGATCTTGCCTACAAGCTGGGCATGAAAAGCACGGTTGCCAACGAGCGTTCGGCCATTGTCGTGGCCGAAGTCCACAACATGGTCATCGGCATGCTGGTCGACCGCGTCTCGGACATCCTAACCATCCCGTCGAGCCAGGTTCAGCCGGTTCCGGAAGTCTCGGCCTCCTTCGACAAGACCTTCTCGGAAGGCATCATCGCAAACGAGAACGGCATGATCTGCTTCCTGAACCTCGCCAAGATGTTCAAGGGCAGCGATCTGGAAGACCTGGCCGCCTGA
- a CDS encoding asparaginase domain-containing protein — MKLLLIHTGGTIGMAETPEGLAPLKGLVEEAIAARLPAGTALTADVFEPLLDSADVGRIHWNRMLETVRNHQDAAVIITHGTDTMAFTGAALSQALAGENRRVILCGSMLPLGHAGDAEANLDLAISAAQGQEPGVFLAFAGKLLSADGLVKHQSHDADAFRSQPQAMPSPPKRSIFEDRKLAILTLSPGIPAEALKAILDTLDGAVLRIFGAGTAMNDPEILQVLAAAVKGGKRLRAVSQCEAGGLSPGAYAAGAGLWSAGIENGGMQTPEAALVHLWLN; from the coding sequence ATGAAGCTGCTGCTAATTCACACGGGTGGAACGATCGGAATGGCCGAGACGCCGGAGGGGCTGGCACCCCTGAAGGGCCTCGTGGAAGAAGCCATCGCGGCACGGCTGCCCGCCGGTACGGCTTTGACCGCTGACGTTTTCGAACCCTTGCTCGATAGCGCCGATGTCGGCCGCATTCACTGGAACAGGATGCTGGAGACCGTCCGCAACCATCAGGACGCAGCGGTCATCATCACCCACGGCACCGACACCATGGCCTTTACAGGCGCTGCCTTGAGCCAGGCGCTGGCCGGCGAGAACCGCCGGGTCATCCTCTGCGGCTCGATGCTGCCGCTGGGTCACGCAGGCGATGCCGAAGCCAATCTCGACCTTGCCATCTCTGCCGCTCAAGGCCAGGAGCCTGGCGTCTTCCTTGCCTTTGCCGGGAAGCTTCTGAGCGCCGATGGCCTCGTCAAGCATCAGAGCCACGATGCCGATGCCTTTCGCTCCCAGCCGCAGGCCATGCCCAGCCCACCAAAACGGTCCATCTTCGAGGACCGCAAACTTGCGATCCTCACGCTTTCTCCCGGCATTCCTGCGGAAGCCTTGAAGGCCATTCTCGACACGCTAGATGGCGCCGTGCTGCGGATTTTCGGGGCCGGAACGGCGATGAACGATCCGGAAATCCTTCAGGTTCTCGCGGCGGCAGTGAAAGGCGGCAAACGCCTGCGCGCCGTCAGCCAATGCGAAGCGGGTGGCCTGTCACCCGGCGCCTATGCAGCCGGTGCCGGGCTCTGGAGCGCGGGCATCGAAAACGGCGGAATGCAAACGCCGGAAGCTGCCCTCGTTCATCTCTGGCTGAACTGA
- a CDS encoding OFA family MFS transporter — protein MAVSDVSAGIPSDVGILDKERIIAKPGFNRWLVPPAALAIHLCIGMAYGFSVFWLPLSRAIANPDPSCSELTLIGALFTTACNWRVADLGWIYTLFFVFLGCSAAIWGGWLERVGPRKAAFVSACCWCGGILIAAVGVMTHQLWLMWLGAGVIGGIGLGLGYISPVSTLIKWFPDRRGMATGMAIMGFGGGAMIGAPLANLLMTAFKTDVTVGVWQTFVVMALGYFVFMMGGAFGYRIPPAGWRPEGWAPPASKSTMITTRHVHLRDAHKTPQFWLIWAVLCLNVSAGIGVIGVASPMLQEIFAGSLIGLPDLTFSQLDTAQKAQIAAIAAGFTGLLSLFNIGGRFFWASMSDKIGRKNTYFCFFVLGIILYAAAPTLAGLGSKAMFVLAFGIILSMYGGGFATIPAYLADIFGTQFVGAIHGRLLTAWATAGIVGPVVVNYIREAQITAGVAPGPELYTGTMYILAGMLAIGLVANAFVKPLADKWFMSDEEVAALQAKTAAANAGPSGSFGIGKGGLDGKAALAWAVVGLPLLWGVWITLRNSLAIFG, from the coding sequence ATGGCAGTTTCAGATGTTAGCGCTGGCATACCGAGTGATGTCGGCATACTGGACAAAGAAAGAATTATCGCAAAGCCGGGCTTCAACCGCTGGCTGGTTCCCCCGGCAGCGCTGGCGATCCATCTGTGCATCGGCATGGCCTATGGGTTCAGCGTGTTCTGGCTTCCGCTCAGCCGGGCGATCGCCAACCCCGATCCCAGCTGCTCTGAACTCACGCTGATCGGGGCACTCTTCACCACGGCCTGCAACTGGCGGGTCGCGGATCTCGGCTGGATCTACACGCTGTTCTTCGTCTTTCTCGGCTGCTCCGCTGCCATCTGGGGCGGTTGGCTGGAACGGGTCGGTCCCCGCAAGGCTGCTTTCGTTTCGGCATGCTGCTGGTGCGGCGGCATTCTGATCGCGGCTGTCGGTGTGATGACCCATCAGCTCTGGCTGATGTGGCTTGGCGCCGGTGTGATTGGCGGTATCGGTCTCGGTCTCGGTTACATCTCGCCGGTCTCGACGCTCATCAAGTGGTTTCCCGACCGTCGTGGCATGGCGACCGGCATGGCCATCATGGGCTTCGGCGGCGGTGCAATGATCGGCGCGCCTCTGGCCAATTTGCTGATGACTGCGTTCAAGACGGATGTCACAGTCGGCGTCTGGCAGACATTCGTCGTCATGGCTCTTGGCTACTTCGTCTTCATGATGGGTGGTGCCTTCGGTTATCGCATTCCGCCGGCCGGCTGGCGTCCCGAAGGATGGGCGCCGCCTGCATCGAAGAGCACGATGATCACCACGCGTCACGTGCATCTGCGGGATGCGCACAAGACACCGCAATTCTGGCTGATCTGGGCGGTTCTCTGCCTCAATGTGTCGGCGGGCATCGGTGTTATCGGTGTCGCATCGCCCATGCTGCAGGAGATCTTTGCCGGATCGCTGATCGGGCTTCCGGACCTCACCTTCTCGCAGCTGGATACTGCCCAGAAGGCACAGATTGCGGCGATCGCTGCCGGCTTCACCGGTCTCCTGTCGCTGTTCAACATCGGCGGACGGTTCTTCTGGGCCTCCATGTCCGACAAGATCGGGCGCAAGAACACCTATTTCTGCTTCTTCGTCCTCGGCATCATTCTCTATGCTGCCGCACCGACGCTCGCAGGTCTCGGCTCCAAGGCCATGTTCGTGCTCGCCTTCGGCATCATCCTGTCGATGTATGGCGGGGGTTTCGCGACGATACCGGCCTATCTCGCCGATATCTTCGGGACGCAGTTCGTCGGCGCAATCCATGGCCGACTGCTGACCGCCTGGGCAACAGCCGGCATCGTTGGGCCTGTGGTGGTCAACTATATCCGCGAGGCGCAGATCACGGCGGGCGTTGCACCGGGGCCGGAACTCTACACCGGCACCATGTATATCCTGGCTGGCATGCTGGCGATCGGTCTGGTTGCCAATGCCTTCGTGAAGCCCCTGGCGGACAAGTGGTTCATGTCGGATGAGGAAGTGGCAGCACTCCAGGCCAAGACGGCTGCGGCCAATGCCGGTCCATCCGGCTCCTTCGGAATCGGCAAGGGTGGCCTCGATGGCAAGGCGGCTCTCGCCTGGGCCGTGGTCGGCCTCCCGCTTCTGTGGGGTGTGTGGATCACATTGCGCAACAGCCTGGCGATCTTTGGCTGA
- a CDS encoding formate dehydrogenase subunit delta, whose protein sequence is MSETSTDAKIVRMANQIATFFLSQPETVRADGVATHINKFWETRMRRRFFDLIDAPDAGFLPLVIEASTRIKRPGEPDAAAVGVRAEAADGAPGGKGVVAGESLSEPSIPEATT, encoded by the coding sequence ATGTCTGAGACCAGCACCGACGCCAAAATCGTCCGAATGGCCAACCAGATCGCCACCTTCTTCCTCTCCCAGCCGGAGACTGTCCGCGCGGACGGCGTGGCCACGCATATCAACAAGTTCTGGGAAACCCGGATGCGCCGCCGCTTCTTCGACCTGATCGACGCGCCGGATGCCGGGTTCCTGCCGCTGGTCATCGAGGCGTCGACCCGGATCAAGCGTCCCGGAGAGCCGGATGCCGCAGCTGTGGGCGTCCGCGCCGAGGCTGCCGATGGTGCGCCGGGCGGCAAGGGCGTGGTTGCTGGCGAATCCCTGTCGGAGCCCAGCATCCCCGAGGCCACGACATAA
- the fdhD gene encoding formate dehydrogenase accessory sulfurtransferase FdhD: MNAIIGSAARMVGGLKASGGLVSNGSRIVPEEVPIAFSYGGSTHAVMMATPADLEDFAVGFSLAEGIIERADEVVAIEAIEAGEGIDVQVTLKDMTAEALVARRRRMAGPVGCGLCGIESIEQASRPVRRVGSDQVRLTAREIADATAMLAAAQDLNRQTRAVHAAGFYCPHEGLVAIREDVGRHNALDKLTGAVLLGGWTASLGAVVVTSRLSVEMVQKTAALGAPILIAISAPTALAIRTATAAGITLIGIARDEDFEIFTRPDRVAEGVPMHV; the protein is encoded by the coding sequence ATGAACGCCATCATCGGCTCCGCAGCGCGCATGGTCGGCGGTCTCAAGGCGAGCGGTGGGCTCGTTTCGAACGGCAGCCGGATCGTGCCCGAAGAGGTGCCGATCGCCTTCTCCTATGGCGGCTCGACCCATGCCGTGATGATGGCGACACCTGCTGATCTTGAAGATTTCGCCGTCGGCTTCTCGCTCGCCGAGGGCATTATCGAACGTGCCGACGAAGTCGTGGCCATCGAGGCCATAGAGGCCGGCGAGGGAATCGACGTTCAGGTGACGCTCAAGGACATGACGGCGGAAGCGTTGGTTGCCCGGCGCCGGCGCATGGCCGGCCCTGTCGGCTGCGGCCTCTGCGGCATCGAGTCGATCGAGCAGGCCAGCCGGCCGGTGCGTCGGGTCGGCTCGGACCAAGTCCGCCTGACCGCACGCGAGATCGCCGATGCTACGGCGATGCTGGCTGCGGCGCAGGATCTCAATCGCCAGACCCGTGCTGTTCATGCCGCCGGCTTCTACTGCCCCCATGAAGGGCTGGTGGCAATCCGCGAGGATGTCGGCCGTCACAACGCGCTCGACAAGCTGACCGGCGCAGTGCTGCTCGGTGGCTGGACGGCCAGCCTCGGCGCGGTCGTCGTCACGAGCCGGCTGTCCGTCGAGATGGTGCAGAAGACGGCAGCGCTTGGTGCCCCGATCCTGATTGCAATATCTGCCCCAACGGCGCTGGCCATCCGGACCGCGACAGCGGCGGGCATCACCCTGATCGGGATAGCGCGTGACGAGGATTTCGAGATTTTTACCCGGCCGGACCGGGTGGCTGAAGGAGTACCGATGCATGTCTGA
- the fdhF gene encoding formate dehydrogenase subunit alpha has product MPLVPELDYGTPASRSDKMVTLTIDGREITVPEGTSIMRASMEAGIQVPKLCATDMVDAFGSCRLCLIEVEGRNGTPASCTTPVAAGLVVHTQTERLKAIRKGVMELYISDHPLDCLTCAANGDCELQDMAGAVGLRDVRYGYEGENHVKARSAEGGMNAQWMPKDESNPYFTYDPSKCIVCSRCVRACEEVQGTFALTIEGRGFDSRVSAGAHEAFLSSECVSCGACVQACPTATLTEKSVIAIGQPEHSAVTTCAYCGVGCSFKAEMRGEELVRMVPWKDGQANRGHSCVKGRFAYGYASHKDRILNPMIREKISDPWREVTWEEAYAHVASEFRRIQYQYGREAIGGITSSRCTNEETFLVQKLIRAGFGNNNVDTCARVCHSPTGYGLGQAFGTSAGTQNFDSVEHSDVVVVIGANPTDGHPVFGSRLKKRLRQGAKLIVIDPRRIDLVRTPHVEAAFHLPLKPGTNVAVLTALAHVIVTEGLFAEAFIRERCDWSEFEDWASFVSEPAHSPEETEKFTGVPAAELRGAARLFATGGNGAIYYGLGVTEHSQGSTTVMAIANLAMVTGNIGRPGVGVNPLRGQNNVQGSCDMGSFPHELPGYRHVSDDATRETFEKLWGVELSNEPGLRIPNMLDAAVDGSFKGIYIQGEDILQSDPDTKHVSAGLAAMECVVVHDLFLNETANYAHVFLPGSTFLEKDGTFTNAERRINRVRKVMTPKNGYADWEVTQNLAQAMGLAWNYTHPSQIMDEIAASTPSFAGVSYEYLEKMGSVQWPCNEKFPVGSPIMHVDGFVRGKGKFIRTEYVATDERTGPRFPLLLTTGRILSQYNVGAQTRRTENVVWHEEDLLEIHPHDAEQRGIKEGDWIKLASRSGDTTLRALITDRVAPGVVYTTFHHPNTQANVITTDFSDWATNCPEYKVTAVQVSPSNGPTEWQEEYEELSRQSRRIQGKLEAAE; this is encoded by the coding sequence ATGCCCCTCGTTCCAGAACTCGACTACGGCACGCCCGCCTCGCGCTCCGACAAGATGGTGACACTCACCATCGATGGCCGCGAAATCACGGTACCAGAGGGCACGTCGATCATGCGCGCCTCGATGGAGGCCGGTATCCAGGTGCCGAAGCTCTGCGCGACCGATATGGTCGATGCCTTCGGCTCCTGCCGCCTCTGTCTGATCGAGGTTGAGGGCCGCAATGGCACCCCGGCCTCCTGCACCACGCCGGTTGCAGCCGGCCTTGTCGTCCATACTCAGACCGAGCGGCTCAAGGCGATCCGCAAGGGTGTGATGGAGCTCTATATCTCCGACCATCCGCTCGATTGTCTCACCTGTGCTGCGAACGGCGACTGCGAGCTGCAGGACATGGCCGGGGCCGTCGGCCTGCGCGACGTGCGCTATGGCTATGAAGGCGAGAACCACGTCAAGGCACGTTCCGCCGAGGGTGGCATGAACGCCCAGTGGATGCCGAAGGACGAGAGCAATCCCTACTTCACCTATGATCCGTCGAAATGCATCGTCTGTTCGCGCTGTGTGCGGGCCTGCGAAGAGGTGCAGGGGACCTTTGCGCTCACCATCGAAGGTCGCGGTTTCGACAGCCGCGTGTCAGCTGGCGCGCATGAAGCCTTCCTCTCGTCAGAATGCGTCTCCTGCGGCGCCTGCGTGCAGGCCTGCCCGACGGCGACGCTGACGGAAAAATCCGTGATCGCCATCGGTCAGCCGGAGCATTCGGCCGTCACCACCTGCGCCTATTGCGGCGTCGGCTGCTCGTTCAAGGCCGAGATGCGCGGTGAAGAACTCGTGCGCATGGTGCCCTGGAAGGACGGGCAGGCCAACCGGGGCCATTCCTGCGTCAAGGGACGGTTCGCCTATGGCTATGCAAGCCACAAGGACCGCATCCTCAATCCGATGATTCGCGAGAAGATCTCCGATCCCTGGCGCGAAGTGACCTGGGAAGAGGCCTACGCCCACGTGGCCTCCGAATTCCGCCGGATCCAGTACCAGTATGGCCGCGAAGCGATCGGCGGCATCACCTCGTCGCGCTGCACGAACGAAGAGACCTTCCTCGTCCAGAAACTCATCCGCGCCGGCTTCGGCAACAACAATGTCGATACCTGCGCCCGTGTCTGCCATTCGCCGACCGGTTACGGTCTCGGCCAGGCCTTCGGAACGTCGGCCGGCACGCAGAACTTCGATTCAGTCGAGCATTCGGATGTTGTCGTGGTCATCGGCGCCAACCCGACCGATGGTCACCCGGTCTTCGGTTCGCGACTGAAGAAGCGGCTGCGTCAGGGCGCCAAGCTGATCGTGATCGATCCGCGCCGCATCGACCTTGTGCGCACACCGCATGTCGAAGCCGCCTTCCACCTGCCCCTGAAACCCGGCACCAATGTCGCGGTTCTCACCGCGCTTGCCCATGTCATCGTCACCGAGGGTCTGTTTGCCGAGGCTTTCATTCGTGAGCGCTGCGACTGGTCGGAATTCGAGGACTGGGCGTCCTTCGTCTCCGAGCCTGCCCATTCGCCGGAGGAAACCGAAAAGTTCACCGGCGTTCCGGCTGCCGAACTTCGTGGTGCCGCCCGGCTGTTCGCCACCGGCGGCAATGGTGCCATCTATTATGGCCTCGGCGTTACCGAACACAGCCAGGGCTCGACGACCGTCATGGCGATCGCCAACCTTGCCATGGTCACCGGCAATATCGGCCGGCCGGGCGTGGGCGTGAACCCGCTTCGCGGCCAGAACAATGTCCAGGGGTCCTGCGACATGGGATCCTTCCCGCATGAGCTGCCGGGCTATCGCCACGTCTCTGACGATGCGACGCGCGAGACTTTCGAAAAGCTCTGGGGTGTCGAGCTCAGCAACGAGCCGGGGCTTCGCATTCCCAACATGCTCGATGCGGCCGTCGATGGTTCCTTCAAGGGTATCTACATTCAGGGCGAGGACATCCTGCAGTCCGACCCGGATACCAAACATGTCTCGGCGGGTCTTGCCGCGATGGAATGCGTCGTCGTGCACGACCTCTTCCTTAACGAGACGGCGAACTACGCGCATGTCTTCCTGCCGGGCTCGACCTTCCTCGAGAAGGACGGCACATTCACCAATGCCGAGCGCCGCATCAACCGCGTGCGCAAGGTGATGACGCCGAAGAATGGCTATGCAGACTGGGAAGTCACCCAGAACCTTGCCCAGGCCATGGGGCTTGCCTGGAACTACACGCATCCGTCGCAGATCATGGACGAGATCGCCGCGAGCACGCCGAGCTTTGCCGGCGTCTCCTACGAGTACCTGGAAAAGATGGGCTCGGTGCAGTGGCCGTGCAACGAGAAGTTCCCCGTCGGCTCGCCGATCATGCATGTCGACGGCTTCGTGCGCGGCAAGGGCAAGTTCATCCGCACCGAATATGTTGCGACCGACGAACGCACGGGCCCACGCTTCCCGCTGCTGCTCACCACCGGCCGCATTCTTTCCCAGTACAATGTCGGGGCGCAGACGCGGCGCACCGAGAATGTCGTCTGGCATGAAGAAGACCTGCTGGAAATCCATCCGCATGACGCCGAGCAACGCGGGATCAAGGAAGGCGACTGGATCAAGCTGGCAAGCCGCTCCGGGGATACGACACTCCGGGCGTTGATCACCGATCGCGTAGCGCCGGGTGTGGTCTATACGACCTTCCATCACCCCAATACGCAGGCCAATGTCATCACCACCGATTTCTCCGACTGGGCCACCAATTGCCCGGAATACAAGGTCACCGCCGTTCAGGTCTCGCCGTCGAATGGCCCGACGGAATGGCAGGAGGAATACGAAGAACTGTCGCGGCAATCGCGACGCATCCAGGGCAAGCTCGAGGCGGCGGAATGA
- a CDS encoding DUF4287 domain-containing protein, with protein MSDTPKVKGPASYFPSIEKTYGKPIQHWQDLVRQQQGKAHMQIVTLLKTDHGLGHGHANAIVAATLAETKT; from the coding sequence ATGAGTGACACACCAAAGGTCAAGGGCCCGGCTTCCTACTTTCCGTCGATCGAGAAGACCTATGGAAAGCCGATCCAGCATTGGCAGGACCTCGTCCGGCAGCAGCAGGGCAAGGCGCACATGCAGATCGTCACCCTGCTGAAGACCGATCACGGTCTCGGTCATGGACATGCCAACGCCATCGTCGCGGCGACACTCGCCGAGACGAAAACCTGA
- a CDS encoding formate dehydrogenase beta subunit — MSVTVFVPRDAAALAVGADRVAAAIKREAEARGLDIQIVRNGSRGMLWLEVLVEVRTDEGRVAYGPVKPSDVASLFDAGFLRGGDHPLGHGLTREIPFLKGQTRLTFARCGVTDPLSLDDYRHYQGLKGLANAIAMAPSEIVQQVTDSGLRGRGGAGFPTGIKWKTVADAAADQKYIVCNADEGDSGTFADRMIMEGDPFVLIEGMAIAGIAVGASKGYVYTRSEYPHAIAVMEEAIAIARREGILGASVLGSAYAFDMEVRMGAGAYVCGEETSLLNSLEGKRGIVRAKPPLPALQGLFGKPTVVNNVMSLASVPIVLDRGAQFYRDFGVGRSHGTIPIQLAGNLKHGGLYEIAFGLPLGQLINEIGGGTISGRPVKAVQVGGPLGAYFPPSLFDTIFDYEAFTAAGGLIGHAGVVVFDDTADMLKQARFAMEFCAIESCGKCTPCRIGSTRGVETVDKIAQGIEPEKNKVLLEDLCNTMKFGSLCALGGFTPYPVMSAMTHFPEDFAPVPIQEAAE; from the coding sequence ATGAGCGTGACCGTCTTCGTTCCCCGCGATGCGGCGGCTCTGGCCGTCGGTGCAGACAGGGTGGCTGCGGCCATCAAGCGCGAGGCCGAGGCCCGCGGCTTGGACATCCAGATCGTGCGAAATGGATCGCGCGGCATGCTGTGGCTGGAAGTGCTGGTGGAGGTGCGGACCGACGAGGGGCGTGTCGCCTATGGTCCGGTCAAGCCGTCTGACGTGGCGTCGTTGTTCGATGCCGGCTTCCTCAGGGGCGGCGATCACCCGCTCGGTCATGGTCTCACCCGGGAAATTCCCTTCCTCAAGGGCCAGACACGGCTGACCTTCGCTCGTTGCGGTGTCACCGATCCGCTCTCACTTGACGACTACCGCCACTACCAGGGGCTCAAGGGTCTCGCCAACGCCATCGCCATGGCTCCCAGCGAGATCGTCCAACAGGTGACCGACAGCGGCCTTCGCGGACGCGGCGGTGCCGGCTTTCCGACCGGCATCAAGTGGAAGACGGTTGCGGACGCTGCAGCGGACCAGAAATACATTGTCTGCAATGCCGACGAAGGCGACAGTGGCACTTTCGCCGACCGCATGATCATGGAAGGCGATCCCTTCGTGCTGATCGAAGGCATGGCGATTGCCGGTATCGCGGTCGGGGCCAGCAAGGGCTATGTCTATACGCGGTCCGAATATCCGCATGCGATTGCCGTGATGGAAGAAGCAATCGCCATCGCACGGCGCGAAGGCATCCTCGGCGCGTCGGTCTTGGGTTCGGCTTACGCCTTCGACATGGAAGTGCGCATGGGCGCCGGCGCCTATGTCTGCGGCGAAGAGACATCGCTGCTGAATTCGCTGGAAGGCAAGCGGGGCATCGTTCGAGCCAAGCCACCTTTGCCTGCCCTGCAAGGCTTGTTCGGCAAGCCGACGGTGGTCAACAACGTCATGTCGCTTGCCTCGGTCCCGATCGTCCTGGATCGCGGCGCGCAATTCTACCGCGACTTCGGCGTCGGCCGCTCACATGGCACGATACCGATCCAGCTCGCCGGCAATCTCAAGCATGGCGGGCTTTATGAAATCGCCTTCGGCTTGCCGCTCGGCCAACTGATCAACGAGATCGGCGGCGGCACGATCTCGGGCCGTCCGGTCAAGGCCGTGCAGGTCGGCGGGCCGCTCGGTGCCTATTTCCCGCCGTCGCTGTTCGACACGATCTTCGACTACGAGGCCTTCACCGCTGCCGGCGGTCTGATCGGCCATGCCGGTGTCGTGGTCTTCGACGACACGGCCGACATGCTGAAGCAGGCGCGTTTCGCCATGGAATTCTGCGCGATCGAGAGTTGCGGCAAATGCACGCCCTGCCGCATCGGTTCGACACGAGGCGTCGAGACGGTCGACAAGATCGCTCAGGGCATCGAGCCGGAGAAGAACAAGGTGCTGCTGGAGGATCTCTGCAACACCATGAAGTTCGGCTCGCTCTGTGCGCTGGGCGGCTTCACGCCTTATCCGGTCATGAGCGCCATGACGCATTTTCCGGAGGATTTCGCGCCGGTTCCGATCCAGGAGGCTGCCGAATGA
- a CDS encoding formate dehydrogenase subunit gamma produces MDTRATVDDEVTRISEIIDHCRSMEGPMLPILHKVQEEFGFIPEATKQIIANALNLSRAEVHGVVSFYHDFRARPAGRHVLKLCRAEACQSMGGEPLADRIKARLGIDWHETTPDGAVTLEPVYCLGLCAQAPAAMLDGEVYARLDDDCLPDMLAEVRI; encoded by the coding sequence ATGGACACACGGGCGACCGTGGATGACGAGGTCACTCGGATATCCGAAATCATTGATCACTGTCGCAGCATGGAAGGACCCATGCTGCCGATCCTGCACAAAGTGCAGGAGGAGTTCGGCTTCATTCCGGAGGCCACCAAGCAGATCATTGCCAATGCCCTGAACCTTTCGCGTGCCGAAGTGCATGGCGTGGTCAGTTTCTATCATGATTTCAGGGCCCGTCCGGCGGGCCGCCATGTCTTGAAGCTCTGTCGCGCCGAAGCGTGCCAGTCCATGGGTGGCGAGCCTCTGGCCGACAGAATCAAGGCGAGGCTCGGCATCGACTGGCACGAGACGACGCCGGACGGAGCCGTGACACTCGAACCCGTCTATTGTCTCGGGCTCTGCGCCCAGGCGCCGGCTGCGATGCTCGACGGCGAGGTTTACGCCCGGCTCGACGATGACTGTCTTCCCGACATGCTGGCGGAGGTGCGCATATGA